GCCTCCGCCTGCGACGGGCCGGCCGGGTCGCCCACGTCGGCGCAAGCCGCGAACGCGGGCGTGACCAAGGCGCCGACGACCGCCGCGTCGCCGCAGCCGAAGGCCGCCGCGCAGAACGTGGTGGACGCGCAACTGCTCTCCAGCCGCTACGGCCTCAAGCCCTTCCTGCCGGCCCCGCCGCCGCCCACGGCCAAGGCCATCCACCTCGACCCGAACCACCCGACGACCTTCTCGGACGTCCCGGCCAGCGAGAAGATCGTGTTCGTCACCATCGACGACGGGATCGACAAGGACCCGGCCTTCATCCAGATGGTCAAGGACTTCAAGATCCCGCTGACCCTCTCGCTGGCCGACACGCTGATCCGGGACGACTACGCGTACTTCGAGAAGCTGTACGAGACCGGCTTCGTCTCCATTCAGAACCACACGGTGACCCATCCCCTGGAGATGCCCGGGCTCTCCTTCCAGCAGCAGCTCGACGAGGTGGCCGGGCAGCAGGTCAAGCTGAAGCGGGAGTACGGCGTCACGCCTTACATATTCCGGCCGCCGGGCGGCAACTACAACGAGACCACCCGCGCGGCGGTGCGCCAGGCCGGTCTCAAGGGCATGATGATGTGGCGGGAGGCGATGGAGATAGAGGACATGGAGTATCAGACCTCGCGCCGGCAGCTGAACCCGGGCGACATCATCCTGTGCCACTTCCGCGGTCCGGCCCAGCTCAAGGGCAAGACCATGGTCCAGATGATGACCAACCTGTACCGCCACATCCAGGCCCAGGGGTTCGCTGTCGCCGACGTCACCCAGTACGTCTGACCTACCGTCGGCCCCG
This genomic window from Actinospica robiniae DSM 44927 contains:
- a CDS encoding polysaccharide deacetylase family protein — protein: MTDPQPHAWSRRRFTKIMGGAASLATLGTFASACDGPAGSPTSAQAANAGVTKAPTTAASPQPKAAAQNVVDAQLLSSRYGLKPFLPAPPPPTAKAIHLDPNHPTTFSDVPASEKIVFVTIDDGIDKDPAFIQMVKDFKIPLTLSLADTLIRDDYAYFEKLYETGFVSIQNHTVTHPLEMPGLSFQQQLDEVAGQQVKLKREYGVTPYIFRPPGGNYNETTRAAVRQAGLKGMMMWREAMEIEDMEYQTSRRQLNPGDIILCHFRGPAQLKGKTMVQMMTNLYRHIQAQGFAVADVTQYV